The Gouania willdenowi chromosome 3, fGouWil2.1, whole genome shotgun sequence genome includes the window agaaccaatcagagccaggattgtgtttgatggacagTCTGACAGCTGTCAATCACAGCCCCTTCCGCTTCACACCCCCGAAAGCCGATGCCTTTGTGTTACGCCTCGGCTTGTTTGAGCCGCCATAAATAAGAAGGGGAGACACAACATCAATGTTAAAGCTCAGATGATTACGGTGTGTGATCGCAGCAGCGTGACCTGATGTGGCCGAGCCACAGCAAAGGTAGTGTGCCTATGGAGCTCAGTCTGGAGGAGGAGatgaagaaaggaaaaagagcaaagacaCCAAATGCTCCCAGTTTGGTATTGTTTCATCACAAAGTAGCAGACGGTATCTTTATGAAGTGACCTGACAGTCTTAATCAAGTTTGTTGTGTGGTTTACGCACCGGCCTTCTCtgggggagggactttggaagcATTGCAGGAGAGCAGTGGAGAGGAAgggggagggatctgaaagttgtaCTGGTTCAAATTTAATGCTAagtcctctctctcctccaacttgccgactgcacctttaagtccaGACCAGAGAATAGGGCCCATAGTGGATAAACAGATTAAAGACATGTTAAACTGATCTACCGTGGACTTACTACTTTTGTCAGCTTGTCTTTCATCTTCTGAGCTCTGCGCTCAATGTCAGCAGCCACGGTGTTTTGGACGGGCCCTTTGGCTGGCATGGGGCCGATCACATCCTGGCTCTCTCCCTCGCTGCTGGAAGATTCCGCCCTGTAGTCTGGAGGTAGAGCTGGCCTTTGGAAACTCTGCCCGTCTTCACCTTCCtcttcaccatcatcatcatcatcatcatcatcatatgcTGCTTTACGAAATCCAGGAGGCAAAGCTGGTCCCAACAATGGTAGCCTGAGGAAATAGCAATCCTATTAACATTTAGCCATTCAATTATCAACCTAAATGCCAGccttttttaaactttagttAAACAGAAATGTCTTTCAGCTGACCTTTCAGGTGAACTCTGTTGCTTCTTAAATCCTGGAGGGAGAGCAGGTCCAAAgaaaccatcatcatcatcaataccTTCATCCACGCTATTTAAAAGACAAGAGTtgctattttattttctcatatGCACAATCACTCATACTATTACACCTAAAGAGAGGGTAATAATTAGGGGTGAgcattggcaaggatgttgcaatatgaTACGTATCGCAATAGGTGGGCCACGatgcgatattatcgcaatatatcgcgcatattctacccagttaatatcaaaattaaccgtagaaataaaaaatcaagttgctgtatatgttcatcagaagatattgatcattcagaggtcaaattgagtcaaaactatttgcttcaaaatagggatgtaacgattaatcgtaaggcagttaaaaatcgattcataggtatcacgattgatattgatgctctgaaaattgaatcgcaggactttttttaaacagcagagggcgctatatatttatccttcttgTCCAAGAGTGTAGACGgtgggcagaatctgctactactttctttctggccgccttctactctaaaacatgttcataaatgattccttacccctttagcaccaaaagaatatctgtaatagtacatgaatatctgtaaaagtcacgtttttctattagctctgtctgctagcatagcatctcttcttcactgcaaggatatctgcatgccaaccgaccactgggttaccagcgccctctgctggtccaaacaaatatctgacgtaaatacagtgcaaactgttttttttttgttttaaagtccaattgttaaggcagaaaatacattttcagttgtacttttaaaaagaaaaggaactaatATGTAGTTCTGCATTgtggaaaatagtacagtattttatagtttttttcccccaaaaaataaaggaatatttttcagtcatcatttgtcaacagtcccttattgtaaaataaattgtgagagaatcgcaTCGTGAACCcggtattgtgaatcgaatcgtatcgggagtagagtgaatctttacatccctacttaaaAGCATCccatgtattatttattattattgtttttgcacAGTTTCactgaaaataagaaaatgcagtgtcACACACTGCCATcgtaaaataaagtgcaatctaTTCATACGTTTTCGTATGAATAGCCACgcctaaaataaaagggttagcggggtagctaaaaataaatatgagccaaaataaaactgacggaactttcaGTCACGTGGTGCACTCATCAtctgacctaaactgaccaatgaggggcgctgcgtacggatagactgCTTGACACGTATTACGTACTGATAGCCACtaccattaaaatgtgattaattgtgcagccctacacCACAGTACATCGATCAGATGGTCCCAATGTAATGGCAGATTGATATAATGACTGTATTTTAGCACATTGCAACGTAAACTCACAGATTACTTCCGTCTCCAGCTGTGGGTTCAGTTCTGGCTCTTTTGGGCCCCACATCCTGCTCACTCTCATCAGAGGAACTCGACGGTTCTCCTCGTTTATACCCAGGAGGCAGAGCAGGACCCGCGACTGCACAGTTTAGAAAGAATACAAAACAGtcagaaataataaaatgactTATCTGTATTACTCTTAACACTGATTTCAGACTGAAAACTCATCTAGGTAGCTGTTGCCTCACTCACATCCTTCCTCCTGATCAGAGTTATCAGGGCTTTCCTTTCTGTAACTTGGAGGCAACGCAGGTCCGATAAGTTGTTCTGACGACATATTTGGTGCTGAATTAAAAGCGATATTTCAGCTTAGTTTATATCTAACTTAACCAACGCGACAGAGCAATCACATAATACAGAGAAGGCTGTAAACTAGGGTTACCTTTCACTCAGGAAGTAAACGtcatctttcttcttcttcttctaatttccGGCAGACAAGACGCATCAAAAGCGCGTTGCTGCCTCCATAGACATTATAATGTATATGGCTCTGTGGTTGCTGCCTGTCGGTTTTGTTCGCAGTATTTTGGCATTTGAGACTTGCCGTTCTTGAGGTAGATTTTGCGCATGCGTGTACCGGTAAACACTCATTTTCAGTGAGCAGAAAGCATTTAGTAAAAGCATGTCAGAAAGAGGAGAAATGGACTTAACCGGAGCCAAGCAAAACACTGGCGTGTGGCTTGTGAAAGTATGTATTCACCTATTCATACATTCGGTTATAACCTAATGTAGCGGAAATGTTCTGTAGGCTGAGGCTGGGATACTAACTGAGGCTAACagtagcttagcattagcaataacaatTGAATAAGCTGCGTTGTAACATTCGCACAGCTAAACTATTCAGActagaaaacaaatatttgtgcCTAACGGTGCCATTGATTCCACTAAGTAATCACAATGaaaacatatttgtatattatgtttaACGTCCACGGCATTTCCAAAAAACCTCAAGCGTAAATTGCCGCGGAAGTTTACCAGAATATTTCCACCCCTTTGCAACCCAAGTTACAATAGCAATACAAAGGGCTTCTTTATGTGATGATTATAAATACAAAGTGTCTGGAGATACTTTAAACGTGTCTGGATAGTCGAGTTGTCTAAGGcggtgtttcccaaccttttttgtctcatgtaccccccccaggcctctcttcagattagtCACTCCAGTTTTttaacctttcttgttttatttacatgttgttaatagcttgaaaatgtcaacctgtacgtttaacacactaaatatcaattttgtgcgttacaattattgtatagcagtgaatatatttacctcaatttttgtAATGTGCACAACATGTTAGTAACAActtagtaggatattaaggccacaatattgtttatttcattaatgcagtttattgtcATCGTGTGGAAAAgctgttggatgagcatgtacagtgtctgaaataagCATAAAAATGACTCCGCATGCTGGAAATATATTCAACAATGTTTACAAGTACCCCctacaatgtgttcaagtacccctagagGTGCACGGACCCCaggttgggaaccattggtCTAAGGCGCCGCACTCACCGCTAATTTAGGTTTCGCTaatgtgggttcgaatcccacatttgacaatttttttattttattttttcaaaaattaattttttgggatagggatagagttacagttaggggtgggaacctctgggtacctcacgataggcgatacaaagctcacgattaTCTCccgatatgacaatactgcgattattgatatgtgtgagtgagttctgtagtgtgacttgtttagatctgggttaggacgcactcagaaatccatttaactgtgcttttaatgctgttctgagaagtagcaaaagcagtgactcctaaaaccagaagtttaaacaaaagtgagctataaaataaaaatatatcattattcgctatatagtcattttctatgttgccaaaatagaaaactcgatacatcttgaaacTCGatgtatcgcccagccctatgtaCTTGTTTAATTTTCAGGGGGAGGGATGTTgctgttattgtttgtttttcagattcCTATTGGGtttagttttaatttgaatGCGATTCctaattgtgttgttttttacgCATGTATTATGGATTGTTGTGTGTTGGGTGACACATGAGGTTCGCTGAGGTCATGGGCTCCTGGTCCTAAACCAGTAATAATATTTGTAAATCCGATTGTTGTCAAATACTTTAATTAGCTTAATAGTATTTGCTCAACACTGAGTTGTAATCTTCTGCATGCATTCTCATTTGGAATTCAATCTTTAgtctttaatattttagtaattaGTCTTTAATATTCTACTAATACAGCATTACTGCAACCAGGATTCCTGTGGAAGggataaaagtttaaaaaacgtGTTACTATTTGTTGCTTCAGGTGCCAAAGTACCTTTCTCAACAATGGGCAAAGGCATCTGGCAGAGGAGAGGTTGGGAAACTCAGAATCTGCAAGTAAGTTggtgtttgtttgtattttgatatttttgtttaaaagaaaGTGCTGATTTTGtttaactaaatttttttttgtttctaggaAAGGTAACCTTGGAAAACCAGAggtaatggaaacatgttcaactTAAtccatacaaataaaaaaaaaaaacaactttataaaAGTCTCTCAATCTTTTTTGGCCTAAGTACTACTTtggaatccaagtaccccttttgttcgacttcaacattttgctcggaatactatgaaaaaacaactgaagagcataaatgatggaatgaaaatTTTACTTTGCAAAAAAGTTTAATGAAACAgttatttagtgcctcctgaatagatttatttctatagtttttttttttttttttttttttaatcatttccgtTGTCTCCCACCTGATGTTGAACCAGGActaacccttgtattttcagtttatgttctaatcaattcttatcacttttaactaaaataaacattataaaacaccatattttttaatgctttcatatGTTACTTTTCCACTTCCCTACCCGTCGTggcatcgcgtacccccatttgagaaacactgtgttAAGGGATGGTCATAAtagattttttatattataactttaagttgcattttttatattttttttattaacaatgtTTGAATGACATGATGTATTGTCTTGTAGATgattattaaatacaaaaaaaaaaaatccagtctTTTCATTATTTCTTCTGTCTCACTGTGACAATAATCAGAGAGTTTATAATATATCTTTTTCACAGGTTTCTTTTACATTAAATGAAGAGCTGACGGAGATTGAGGGTATGAAGAATAAGTCGGTGTCTGTGCCCCGTGACCACCCGTTTACAATGCAGTCAGTCGGAGGTCAGATGTTGACTGTCTTCACTGAAAATTCCTCTGGTGAGTTTCTCCTCCTGTCCGTTGGATTCCAAGTATGTGAAAGGAACACACATGCTGCATCCATATGCATTGGTAACTATTGTCAACGTGAGTGTTTTCCTCCTTATTCAAGCCCAGAGGTGAGTTCTGCTGCTGGACGCATACCCGTCTTGCTGCTTGTAGAACTGCTTGCTGTTGTTCCGTCGCCTGCCCTGCTCCTGTCTCCGTGTCGTTAACTGGTCTTGCCTTTATCAAGAGTGTGAAATTCAGACCTAATGTGCTGTACTCAGTTGATGAGTGAAAAATTGGTGCAATCCTCTCTaatctgtgtttttggtttccGTTGATCAGTCTTTTCTTGTGGGTGTTAGTTCACAGCCCACCACCAATCACAACAATCAATGGATTTCTAGATCTTAAACAAGTGTGTGAATTCTGTGGTGAAGCTAAGTGtgagtttattttggttttttcgCTGCCCTGTCTGTCCTCTGACAGAATCTTTATTTTTGCTCAGCTTTTAACTCTTGAATATTACGCCATTGTGTGCCCGTGCTGTTTTAGGGCTGCACAGTTTCTGTATACATTTCTAATTTCCtcctcatcaaaaaaaaaaaaaagtattaaaattaACAGCTACACAATTGTTGAGTGAACTTGTGTCACTAAACTTGACAAACAATTGTGTAACCAGTGGGAAAATATTGTGTTACACATTAAAAGCAACTGTGCAGCCCTGCCGTGGTTGTCGCTTTACTCAAACGGAGCAGCCGTGCTTGTTGTTGTGAGGTCATGCTTGCTCTGCTGATGCAAACGTGTTGGTTACTAGGCAGAGACACGCTGTGTGATTATTGCGCATTGTTAGTGTGCGATTTAAAAATCCCGGGTGTGGTTCTTATTGTCCGCCTccaccttcctcctcctccgttCCTTGTGTTTCCATGTTATcaaccctccctccctccctgtaGGCCAGTCAGAGGAGAGATCTGACTGCAGCAGCTCAGGTTCGGGGGCGGGGGCGGGTCCAGGTGAGTGAGTTCTATTGCAGAGATTCAGAGATGCATTCAGAATGTCCGATATTCTTCCATCAGTTGAAATTAGTGTGACAGTAATTATTTGGAGGATGAAATGAAAGAGTCCTTCAGGCCAAATCCTAAACTTTGTATTCTATAgatcagtggtttccaaacggTCCAGTCCAGAGGGGTATTCTATAAAGGCGGGTTAACAAactgagtttatccataaactctgggtcaacataccccgcgatgggaaactctgggtatcggattccattaaagctggtatgaagtgggtcaatcaaccctgagtatgtaaaccttgggttacttatgtgcgcgcgcgcgataaaaagccatcatcaatggatcaaagaatactcaaactgccatgacaaccaaacggaagatagtgatatattcaccctgatgggtgaaataagccattgtttgatgaatatgagcctgttctaaaagtcttcagtcttcagtgactatagtggcttaagtcacctgtaattagtcacactttttggtcacttcatcactttatctcttcagtgacgtgacgagcggtgaataaaatgtgtctgaggagatgtggcagcagcataggatggctgcatatcacatcatttatattgagtcttaatgtaatattgtcgccagagtcatctcaacgtcctaaaaaatgtcataaaaaaaaacactgaatcgagacgcgaacccacgacccatcgctttcaagagcagcgtcacacttcactgcgccatcataccttcaaagatgtgtgatctacagacttaactgtataacaatataaaacaacaatcgagccttaaaagttgatttatttaaatgatcatctcctttatattatccacaggtttttattcagagaactttactacagacgtcagtagatgttttaatgtagatcaacctctcagtgtctttcacttaatgatctacatctacaatgttataaagaaaattaccgttatcacaaaaaaaaaaaaagacgtctagcaaaacaacattagtaatgatgtgaacacgactgtggtgtgtgatgttactaatgtgtttcagagaaaagtgttaaggtttattaaagtataaagaaacggtgttcaggtgggcggagccaggtagaaacccggGGTtcctttgataaaacctgccagcgaccaggtttagttcactgacaatgttgccatggtaacatactcagagaagaacatacctcgctttttggaatgggatactcagagtttccctcatttgagcctgaacatactcagagtttgaacataacccgctttatggaatacccctcaggtgtgccgtggagttttgtgacaaccatatgATGAGAAAAATCACCCTATAAACGACCTTTGGCTGTACATAACGTAGCGGATGACACCTGAAATGTGCACTGCACAATACGCAAGGGAAAAGGATTGAAACCAATTGAAGGGCTTCCATTGgactgttaaaatgtgaactcatTATTGTATAATTAATTTGCTCAATTAATTTGCTGAGTTAATTACCGTAAGTTGTTTATATGAGAAAAGGAAAGTAGTTTAAAATTTGCTTAAAACGTTGTTCATGTATTTAAGGGTTAAAATACGTttttaagtatttaaaatatagcaaatttctctttaattaaattcagagtgaaaatatttcatttatgtatgaaaatagtatatgaaagtatttctgttgagaaattgttaaatttaaatatctaTAATTGATATAAACATAAGGAACATGGTTTCAGGTTATAAAAGTAGACCTAGTTTTCTGTTTAGTTAATGTCTAATTTTACAGATTACTACCTGCACTGATTTAATAAAGAAATATACTTTGGCCAAATTAAATGTACTTTCCTgaatttctgtttatttgtgcTTACCTTGTTCTGATGAAAAATGATGAACttatttgcattgttttaaagCCTCCGTGTTTTATGTACCTTCCTCGTCActggaaagaataaaagtaagaaTGTGTGAAATCCTGAGTCTCGTcaaatccttcctttttcaaGTGTGGGAAACCATGATGTTATATAGACACTTGACACACATTATTgtaatatacaactacacaaaaataattatattttaatttactactttgtatacactcatttcataatacagaggcaaactctatacctaaaaacaattcttaagaagaaaaaaaaaagagaatgcaATATTTCGCTGTTCCCACGGTTGTGCAGGCGGGAATTATAAGACTGTGACAAAGGCTGTaggacaacattaaaacagagagagagaaaatggaGCACTTTCTTGTCCGGTCATCCGTGATATT containing:
- the gpalpp1 gene encoding GPALPP motifs-containing protein 1; protein product: MSSEQLIGPALPPSYRKESPDNSDQEEGFAGPALPPGYKRGEPSSSSDESEQDVGPKRARTEPTAGDGSNLVDEGIDDDDGFFGPALPPGFKKQQSSPERLPLLGPALPPGFRKAAYDDDDDDDDGEEEGEDGQSFQRPALPPDYRAESSSSEGESQDVIGPMPAKGPVQNTVAADIERRAQKMKDKLTKVNEPEVLSRETWMTELPPELQHIGLGARTFKKKSGPEKGDRSIWTDTPADRERKTRERLEEKQKGGAQKDDAPQFSRKDVEMAEKVSKYNESKRAESLISLHSKKMKEKAKNKADQPVERKEFDRDADLQVNRFDEAQKQRLLKKSQELNTRFSHSKDKMFL